GACGGCCTGCTGCCTCGCGCGCCTGCGCGCAAGTCCGGCGTCGAGCCCGCCTGAGATGAGGTAGGGCGCCACCGTGCCGCCGACCGGCGGCGCGGCTGGCGCTTGCCAGGAACCTGGGTCCAGGCTATAAGCAGACTATTCGTCTCCAGGGCACCGCCATGCTGAAAGGCCTGTTCAACCTGCTCAAATCGCCCTCCGCGGACGAGCTCAAGCTGGCCGCGAGCATCAACAACTCCTACAAGTCCATGCGTGTGGTCGGTCGCGGCACGGTGCGCATCGATCCGGCGGAAGTCTTCGACTCCCCCGAATTCAAGGAAGACCTGGACCGCGCCCGGCGGCTCATCAACAGCTGATGTTCCTGCTGCTGCTCCTGCCGATCCTGGTCAGCGGCTTTCTCGTCTGTCACAAGCACCCGCTGTACTTCTATCGCCTGCACCGCTACGAGGGGCAGTATCTCTATCTGCAAAGCGCCCGCTTCGGGCTGTTCTGCACCCTCCTCGCCGTGATCCTGCACCTGGGCCTCGCCCAGCTCGTCCAAGAGCGTGCCTGGTCGCTTGGGGGCAGGACCTTCTCGCTGGACTATTTCGCCGGCCTCGCCGAGCTGCTGCGCCGGACCGGCACCCTGGAAGATACGTTGCAAGCCGCCTGGATCCTGCTGGTGACGGTGACCGCCCTGCTGGTCCCCAGCGCCTGGGCGGCGCTGGCGCGCGGCACCATCAAGCGCAAGTACGGCCTCAGCGAGGACAATTACCGCACCTTCATCCTCGCCGGCATCCTCAAGGACAGCCCGCTGGACGACCTGCTGATGACCGCCTCCATCAACAAGGAGACGCTGATGCTGACCCTGGAGGAGCGCAAGGTGTACGTCGGCCGCATTACCACCCTCGGTGAGCCGAGCGAAACCCAGGGCGCGGACCAGGACGTCTGCATCAAGCCGATCATGAGTGGCTACCGCGACAAGGACAAACTCTGGGTGACCTTCACCACCCATTATGCGGACAAGGGCAAGGACATCTACCTGACCCTGAAACAAAGCCAGATCGTCTCGGCGACGCGCTTCGATTTCGACGCCTATGAGGCGTTTCGCTCAAGCGTAAGCCGCAATTGACGCGGCTTCCGCAGATATCCACGGGGAACGTATGACTTTTTAGGCGGGTCCCATTTGCAGGGCGGCCACCACAGCGGTGCCGCCTTCTCATTCTGCCTAGGAAATCAGGAGCACCCTCATGACGCCCATGCTGAAGAAAGCTTCCAGCCTGTCCCTCGCCATCCTGTTCGCCGCCGGTGTCGGTCTGGCCCAGGCCGCCGACCAGCTGTTGCCGGCGCAATTCGTCGACGACGCCTCGGCCAAGGGCATCGCCGAGATCGAAGCGGGCAAGCTGGCGCTGGAAAAGAGCCAGTCGCAGGACATCAAGAGTTTCGCCCAGCAGATGATCGATGACCACACCAAGGCCAACGCGCAATTGAAGAGTCTGGCCCAGCAGAAGAAGCTGGAAGTCTCCAGCGACGCCGAGCTGATGGACAAGGCCAAGGCCATGATCCTGCAGGTGCGTGACGACTCCTTCGATCGCTCCTACGCCAACAACCAGGTCGTGGCCCACGAGCAGACCATCG
The window above is part of the Pseudomonas oryzihabitans genome. Proteins encoded here:
- a CDS encoding DUF4142 domain-containing protein; amino-acid sequence: MTPMLKKASSLSLAILFAAGVGLAQAADQLLPAQFVDDASAKGIAEIEAGKLALEKSQSQDIKSFAQQMIDDHTKANAQLKSLAQQKKLEVSSDAELMDKAKAMILQVRDDSFDRSYANNQVVAHEQTIAIFRTEAETSKDAELKAFAQKTLPTLEHHLQEAKALQSKYAK